From the genome of Vicia villosa cultivar HV-30 ecotype Madison, WI linkage group LG2, Vvil1.0, whole genome shotgun sequence, one region includes:
- the LOC131647042 gene encoding uncharacterized protein LOC131647042, whose translation MKQVKPLQLFHNLVKTTQNERGRLMGLDVGDKYVGLALSDFDNKIASPFSVLVRKKSNVKLMASDFNCLISKYSLKGFVIGLPFDRHLVSSDAVQMKVFIDNLRRTNMLQDVDYTFWNECFTSKNVELLLKPLNLKHPVHSKTMLDKFAAVGILQGYLDYVNRKAKLITPE comes from the exons ATGAAACAGGTGAAGCCATTGCAGTTGTTTCATAATTTGGTGAAAACAACACAGAATGAACGTGGAAGGTTGATGGGTTTAGATGTTGGTGATAAATATGTCGGTCTCGCTCTTTCCGACTTTGATAACAAAATTGCTTCACCTTTCAG TGTTCTCGTCCGCAAGAAATCAAACGTTAAATTAATGGCTTCTGATTTTAACTGTCTG ATTTCTAAGTATTCCTTGAAAGGCTTTGTTATTGGCCTCCCTTTTGATAGACATCTGGTGTCTTCTGAT GCTGTGCAAATGAAGGTCTTCATTGATAACCTTCGTAGAACAAACATGCTCCAAGATGTAGACTATACCTTTTGGAATGAGTGCTTCACGTCAAAG AATGTAGAATTATTGTTAAAGCCTTTGAACTTGAAACATCCAGTTCATTCCAAAACTATGCTAGACAAGTTTGCTGCTGTAGGAATACTTCAA GGGTACCTGGACTATGTCAACAGAAAAGCAAAGCTAATAACACCAGAGTAA
- the LOC131647043 gene encoding AT-hook motif nuclear-localized protein 5-like, whose protein sequence is MDEREAMAFSDGSGSYYMHRGGGVGGSGGNGGVFQQTPSGFRALSNNAHGGSDGSAFSVEPQHDSFSHGGVSNSIGSSPGPVVPYSGEQSVKKKRGRPRKYGPDVPVSLRLSSPMSATENSMSPSEKRPRGRPPGSGRKQQLAALGEWMNSSAGQAFSPHVITIGVEEDIVAKLQAFSQLRQRALCILSGTGTVSSVTLRQPASTTISVAFEGRFQILCLSGSYLVAEDGGPQNRTGGISVSLSSPDGHVIGGGVARLIAASPVQVVVCSFVYGGSKAKTATKQGTATKEGDGSEPQSSDQLASPGSEPSNQNYTASGTGTGTVWLGSRPVDEKSEHPHTGIDLMHG, encoded by the exons ATGGATGAAAGAGAAGCTATGGCATTCTCTGATGGGTCTGGTTCATATTACATGCATAGAGGAGGAGGGGTTGGTGGGTCTGGTGGTAATGGAGGAGTGTTCCAACAAACACCTTCTGGGTTTAGAGCTTTGTCTAACAATGCTCATGGTGGTTCTGATGGTTCTGCATTTTCAGTGGAGCCTCAGCATGATAGTTTTAGTCATGGTGGTGTTAGCAACAGCATTGGTTCATCTCCTGGTCCTGTAGTGCCTTATTCAGGAGAGCAGTCTGTGAAAAAGAAAAGAGGGAGACCTAGGAAGTATGGTCCTGATGTACCTGTTTCGTTGAGACTATCCTCTCCTATGTCTGCCACTGAGAATTCCATGTCTCCTTCGGAGAAACGACCGAGAGGACGCCCACCTGGAAGTGGAAGGAAACAACAACTAGCTGCTCTAG GTGAATGGATGAACAGCTCTGCCGGCCAGGCCTTTTCACCACATGTTATCACCATTGGAGTTGAGGAG GACATTGTAGCAAAGTTACAGGCATTTTCACAACTCAGACAACGTGCTTTATGCATCTTGTCAGGAACTGGGACTGTATCTTCAGTCACTCTGCGCCAGCCTGCTTCTACGACTATCAGTGTTGCATTCGAG GGGCGATTCCAAATATTATGCTTATCTGGCTCTTACTTGGTTGCTGAAGATGGTGGACCTCAAAATCGAACTGGTGGCATTAGTGTTTCCCTTTCTAGTCCGGACGGTCATGTTATTGGCGGTGGCGTTGCTAGGCTTATTGCTGCAAGCCCTGTCCAG GTGGTAGTTTGCAGTTTCGTATATGGCGGCTCTAAGGCGAAGACTGCCACAAAGCAAGGGACTGCCACAAAAGAAGGTGATGGTTCAGAGCCTCAGAGTAGCGACCAGTTAGCTTCTCCAGGAAGTGAACCATCTAATCAAAACTACACAGCTTCTGGAACAGGAACAGGCACAGTGTGGCTTGGATCAAGGCCagtagatgagaaaagtgaacaTCCACACACTGGTATTGACTTGATGCATGGGTGA
- the LOC131647044 gene encoding citrate-binding protein-like has product MTMLPILHLILLPLFIHQTTSFSSSAIDPTQGFTHVSLDNSNFVIQKPYNIPVNQRYNFTNGVHQFWILPTDKPFMSGSNTKPRTEIRISKHEYTSGIWQFEGYAYVPSGTSGVCIMQVFGGRSTATTTQLRIYDGSLTYYNSPHVLSQNIYDRWFKVNVIHNVDANNVKIYIDGVLKRDGAGLGAGTHYFKFGVYVQNDHSNRMESRWKNIKVFKK; this is encoded by the exons ATGACAATGCTACCAATTCTTCACCTAATCCTTTTGCCATTATTCATCCATCAAACAACCTCATTTTCCTCATCTGCTATTGATCCCACACAAGGCTTCACTCATGTTTCATTAGATAACTCAAACTTTGTTATTCAAAAGCCTTACAATATTCCAGTAAACCAGCGTTACAACTTTACAAATGGTGTGCACCAATTTTGGATACTCCCCACAGACAAGCCTTTCATGAGTGGCAGCAATACAAAGCCACGAACCGAGATTCGTATCAGT AAACATGAGTATACCTCTGGTATATGGCAATTTGAAGGGTATGCCTATGTTCCTAGTGGCACAAGCGGCGTGTGTATTATGCAAGTGTTTGGCGGCAGATCTACAGCGACAACGACACAACTTAGGATTTACGATGGTTCGCTAACTTATTATAATTCTCCTCATGTTCTATCTCAGAATATCTATGACAGGTGGTTTAAGGTAAACGTGATTCATAACGTGGATGCTAACAATGTTAAGATTTATATTGATGGAGTTCTCAAACGCGATGGGGCTGGTCTCGGAGCTGGTACTCACTACTTCAAGTTCGGGGTTTATGTACAAAATGATCATTCCAACCGCATGGAATCTCGTTGGAAGAATAtcaaagtttttaaaaaatag
- the LOC131647046 gene encoding uncharacterized protein LOC131647046 codes for MSQWEVDSIEEYLNYTMSLLDLLNCISSSFSHLGQARLSLAHGLSLTMMEKEKSHSLERKHLKTIQPSGCFSSNFGRYLHTKDQKAKNFSGKEWIVHEGVKEMKSTGFWVCGVLLSCLNGDCNPYMELRKTAGGFESSLVATLDFKISGKLVKKKPSFCEIKEMNNGVAYLVAGDEVRHDAAKDLQRKLCELNKLFDDISKEVDNLFNDVMNQRTKLVNGSRLQKYQQI; via the coding sequence ATGAGTCAATGGGAGGTTGATTCCATTGAAGAGTATCTCAACTATACCATGAGTTTGTTGGACCTTCTGAAttgcatttcttcttctttttctcatctTGGCCAAGCTAGGCTTTCTCTAGCTCATGGTTTGAGTTTGACTATGATGGAAAAGGAAAAGTCACATTCTTTGGAAAGAAAACATTTGAAAACAATCCAACCATCAGGGTGTTTTAGCTCCAATTTTGGTAGATATCTTCACACAAAAGATCAAAAAGCAAAGAATTTTTCTGGTAAGGAGTGGATTGTTCATGAGGGTGTAAAGGAAATGAAGAGTACTGGATTTTGGGTTTGTGGAGTTCTCTTATCTTGCTTAAATGGTGATTGTAATCCATACATGGAACTAAGAAAAACTGCTGGTGGGTTTGAAAGTTCTCTAGTCGCCACACTTGACTTCAAAATCAGTGGCAAGTTAGTGAAGAAAAAGCCGAGCTTCTGCGAGATCAAAGAGATGAATAATGGTGTTGCTTACCTTGTTGCTGGGGATGAAGTAAGACATGATGCAGCCAAAGATTTGCAGAGAAAGCTGTGTGAGTTAAATAAACTATTTGATGATATAAGCAAGGAAGTTGATAATTTATTTAATGATGTAATGAATCAAAGAACTAAGTTAGTTAATGGATCTCGACTACAGAAATACCAACAAATATAA